In Coleofasciculus sp. FACHB-T130, the DNA window ACATCCTGCCGCATACTAGGGTGGTTGAAATCAATTTGCTCTGTACTGAGCAGGGAAGTCCCTTCAGCCAGGATTTCTGCCAAAGTCTGGGCAGCAGCAGGGATCATAAGACTGGGTGTTTAGGCTGTATAGGTCTAGATTAGGAAGACAACCCCAGAGTGTTTATTAGACTTTGGTCGAAACTTTAAAAAATGTGTGTAAATACGGATGAAGACTGAAATCCCCGACTAAGCTAGATTTGTCATTTATTTCTTGCGGAAGATGACAAGCTCCGCAAAATGAAAATTCAGTGGTGCTTACATCCGATTCAACGTTACTGAAATATCCTGTATGGCGGGGAGTTACAGATGAAGGTTGGAATAAAACGGTTTGCTGTACAGGTGCATCCACCTTCCTCCACACTCGGTTCGCTAGGTACACCGTACCCTCCCGATCTTAGGAGTATTTGCAAGCTCCATCTCGAACAGATAGGCGCACAACTACCTGTTGTAGCCGCCTGGATTGTTTACCAAGATTTAGATACCCAAAAGCGTCAATTAGTAGCCTATTATTCAGACGAGCGCCAAGGAAATTACGCAGAGTTGCCCAAATTTTTTGCTGAGGTGGGGTGGGAAGATTCCCTACCTGCGCTGAAGTTAAGCGAAATAACCAAGCGTGCTAAAAGTGCATCTGCTGACGCCGCTTGTAGCTACAACACTTACGTTTGCCCTCTCAGCGAGCAGAAAGCCAAAGAAGTTGGGTATTTGCTGTTATGGAGTAAAAATCCCCTTTCTTCGCTGCAACAACAAGGCGTAGAAAAACAGGCTCAATTACTGAGTCACTACCTGGTGATGTCTCGTGAGTGTTCCCGTCAAAAAGCTGAGATTCAATTACTTGAGCAAGTGCTAGGTCGTACAGAACATCAACTGCGAAATCCCTTGGCACTGATTAGTCTTTACGCCGAAAATTTATGTTTAGGGTTGCCATGTGGCTGCTTGCAAGAGCAGGCTGGGATTGTTCGCGAAACCGTGAATGAGTTAATTGAAAACTTAACGGATTTGGTTTATTGCGGACAGCAGGCAAAACTACAGGTAGCACCTTATGAGCTGCGGAAAACATTGGCTGAAAGTATCCAAGGTCTGCAACCTTGGTTAGAAGAAAAACGACTGCATATCCGCTATCCGGAGAAGCCGGTCACGCTGGCAGGGGATCGATGGCAGATGAAACAGGTATTTGACAACCTGTTGAGTAATGCAGTTCATTTTAGCCCCCCTGGGGGAATGATTACTTGTAATTGGCAAGTCTTTCAATCTGAAGTAATCGTTGAAGTTTCCGATTGCGGTTCCGGGCTTTCTGAAGAAGACTTGAAACAAGTATTCACACCTTTTTATTCTAAGCGTCCAGGCGGTACTGGTTTGGGTTTGGCGATCGCAAAAAAAATTATCCTCGACCATCGAGGAACCATTTGGGTAGAAAACTTGCCTTCTGGTGGGGCACAGTTTTCCTTCACCCTACCTCGATAGCAATTTTCAGTGAGTCAGTGGGAATGATAAATGAGTTACTCACCCTCTAAAACGAACAGTCGCCTTGAGGTTCTCTAAAATGTCCGCACCAGCGCCAATTTCGATTTTACTCGTGGATGATGAACCACGCTTTCGAGCAGGGATACGGACTCTACTTGACTTCTTGAGTAATAACGGCTCTTTTCGATTTGAGATTGTCGGAGAGGCGGCTTCTGTAGAGCAAGCGTTAAAATTAACCGCTGAGCAAAAGCCAGCGATGATTTTGCTGGATATGGAATTGCCCCCTGGAGATGGAATTACCGCCTTGATCGGTTTAGGAGAAATGTCCTATAAGGGGAAAGTGTTAGTTCTCTCAGGACACCGGGAAGACGAATGGGTGTTTCGGGCGATGCAGGCGGGTGCTAGCGGGTACGTGTTTAAAGACCGGGTGGCAACTCAACTGTGCGAAGCAATTAACACCGTCATGAAAAATGAAGTGTATTTATCGCCAGAAGTTGCAGCTTGCTTCTTTCGATTGTTTCAATTTTATGCAGGGCGATCGCATCTTTCCGGTCGGAGCATTCACTTAACCGAACGAGAGCGAGAAGTCTTACACTGGCTCGTTGAAGGATCTTCTAATGAAGAAATTGCCCGCCGCCTTTACATCACAGTCGCTACAGTTAAAGCTCACTTAACAGCAATTTTTGAAAAACTCAGTGTCACCAGCCGCACGCAAGCAATTGTAAAAGCCTTAAAACTGGGATTAGTTAGTGCTTAATGGTCAGAATCTGGTCATTATCAAAAGAAACCTTTGTCAAGCTAAACTGTGAAAACGAATAAATCAGCTTTTTGCGAAGCTGATTGCTGAATTTTTTTTATGAGCAATTATTTAGCGATCGCTACTGTCACTGCTGCTTTGCAAAGAACTTTGCAAGCTGTTGTACAAATAGACCTGGATGGCGCAAGAGTGACAACGGTGCGACCCAGTAACTTAGGGAGTGGCACCCCAGAGACGGGAGTGAACATCTACCTGTATCAAGTGAGTCTCAATCCCGTGTGGCGCAGCAGTGCAGATGTGCGGAATCGGAATCGCAAGGGCGAAATGGCAAAGCGATCGCACAATGCTCTCGATCTGCATTACATGATCAGTCTCTATGGCAATGAGGTTGAGTTAGAACCGCAACGACTTTTAGGCAGCGTCGTCCGTACCCTTAAAGATCGCTCAACTCTAACCCAGGAAATGATTTGGGACACGATCGCTGATTCTAACTTTACCTACTTAGCGGACTCTAACCTCTCCGAACAGCTCGAAGAAATTAGCTTCGTGCCAATGGATTTATCTTTAGAAGATTTATCTAAAGTTTGGTCGGTATTCTTCCAAACCCCATACACCCTATCAGTGGCTTACCGAGCGACCGTAGTCATGATAGAAGGGGAAGAAGCAGCCCAGAAAGCTTTACCCGTACGCGAGTATAGGTTCAGCGGTGTGGTACCGTTTTCCAATCAGCCGGTGATTCAGGAGGTAGTGTCTCAAGCGGGCAGGTTTCAGGCAATCTTGGCAGACAGCACGTTGCTGATTCGGGGTAAAAATTTGAATAGCAACATCACGCGGGTGCGTCTTGGTGAGGTGGAAGCGACGCCTTCAGAAGTTCACGAAACCCAGGTCACATTGCCCCTAAGTGCCTTCTCTGCCGAGTCGCTCCGCGCAGGCGTACAAAGTCTACAGGTGATTCATCACCTCTCAAGTCCCAGCGCGCCTGTAGCAAACGGTGGAGTTGAATCTAACGGCGCATCCAGAGGCAACTCGACCCCCGCGTTAAGCCTCCAGCCTGCTCTCCAACGCAGTGTGGAGTCGAATGTGGCACCGTTTGTATTGCGTCCAACGATTACAGAAGTAAGTATTACCGACATTCAGGGAAGTGGAGATGAACTGCGCTCGGCGAACCTGACGCTGCAAGTAAATCTTACTATCGGCAACAAGCAGCGAGTTGTGGTGGCGCTGAACGAACGGTCAATCGATAACCCAGGCGCTTATCTGTTTGATGCTTTACCGCGTCGAGCCGATACAACCTCGGTAATCATTCCGGTTCGAGATGTGAAGCCAGGAGAGTATTTGGTGCGGGTACACGTAGATGGAGCGGAAAGTATGTTGAGCGTAGATACGGACAAAGACAGCCCGACCTTCCAGCAGTATATTGACCCAAAGGTAGCGATTGTATGATGACCACGACTAGCGATCGCTGGCAAGCAGCGAATCAGCGCTACTTCATGGGAGAAGTTGCTCGCGTGCGTCAGGCGTTAGAACGCCAAGCGGCAAAGATGCAAGGAGAGGAAAAAGTCCAGGAAGAAGATTTTCTACCTCTGACCTCGAACCTTTCGCCTCCAGCAACACTAGAACAACTGTGCAAAACCTTCGGTTTGTCAGATTTTGAGCGGGATATCCTGCTGTTGTGCGTGGGGATGGAACTTGACCCCAGTTTTCCTTCTTTATGCGCGATCGCTCAAGGCAACGAGCGGCAGGCGTATCCGACAATGAGCTTAGCGCTGGCGATTCTATCTGACTCCCACTGGGATGCACTCACCCCCACTGCCTCATTGCGTCGCTGGCAACTGATTGAAGTTGGGACAGGCAATACACTCACCTCCAGTCCCCTGCGAATTGACGAGCGAATATTGCACTACATCGCTGGCGTGCAACATCTAGATGAACGGCTCATAGGCATTATCGAGCCATTGCACCGATCGGTTCAAAGTTTGGTGCCATCGCACCGACAAGTTGCAGAACAACTGGCAGGGACGTGGTTGCAGGCATCGCAACAAGGTTCGGCGTTACCTGTCGTGCAGCTATGTGGAGATGAGACTGCCAGCAAACGAGCGATCGCATCTGCAACTTGCGCTCTTTTGCAGCTCAACTTAAATGCGATGTCCGCCCAAGTCATTCCCACCAGTCCTAGCGACTTTAATAGCATTCTGCGGCTATGGAATCGGGAAGCGATTCTCAGTGAGAGTGTCCTGTTACTCGACTGCGACGATGTAGACACAAGCGATCCAGCACGAGAAAATATCATTGCCACGTTGATTGAAGGAATTACCAGTCCGGTAATCGTCATCAGTCCTGAAAGACGGCGATCGCGACAGCGTCCCTCAATTACGATTGATGTTAGCAAGCCAACCGCCCCCGAACAACGAGCTATCTGGCAAGATGCCTTGGGTGAAGCAGCAGAAAGCTTGAACGGACATCTAGATACGCTGGTATCCCATTTCAGCCTTAGCGCCCCTTCTATTTACGCTGTTTGTACTGAGGCAAAAGGTAGAGGAGAGAATAAAGAATCTCTCTGTTCACTCAGCCCTCAGTCCTCAGTCCTCAGTCCTCAGTCCTCAGCTCTCAGCCCTCAAGAAACGCTCAGCAACCTCTTGTGGGATACCTGCCGTTCACAAGCTCGCCAGAGACTCAACGACCTGGCTCAACCCATTATCCCAGGAGCCAGTTGGAATGAGCTGGTATTGCCAGAGGCACAGCGACAGGTGTTGCGCGACATTGCCGCTCACGTTCGGCAACGTGCCAAAGTATACGAAAACTGGGGATTTGGCGGCAGCGGACGCGGCTTGGGCATCAGCGCCTTATTTGCCGGAGGCAGCGGTACTGGCAAAACAATGGCAGCAGATGTACTGGCTGGCGAATTGCAGCTAGACCTTTATCGCATCGACCTGAGTTCTGTCATCAGTAAGTATATCGGGGAGACAGAAAAGAACCTGCGGCGCGTATTTGATGCCGCAGAAGCTGGGGGAGCAATTCTGCTGTTTGACGAAGCTGACGCCCTGTTTGGCAAGCGTTCTGAAGTGAAAGACAGCCACGACCGTCATGCCAATATTGAAGTTGCCTACCTGCTACAACGCATGGAAGCTTACCGAGGCTTAGCGATTTTGACGACTAATTTAAAAGGTTCTCTCGATCAGGCATTTCTGCGCCGGATTCGTTTTATCGTTCAGTTTCCCTTCCCCGATGCCACCCAAAGAGCCGAGATTTGGCAGCGCATCTTCCCCAGAAAAACACCGACTGAAGGGCTAGATCCTGTGAAGCTGGCACGGCTAAACGTCGCCGGGGGAAACATTCGCAATATTGCCTTAAATGCAGCCTTTATCGCCGCAGACGCCAATGAGCCGGTCGGGATGCAACACATTTTGCAAGCAGCAAAAAGCGAATATGTCAAACTGGAAAGACCTCTCACCGATGCTGAAGTGAAAGGCTGGGTGTGAAATGAGAAGGCGAACCGACAGGTCGGCGCTAGGCTAACGCCTCGCTTCGCTAACGCTATCGCGCTAATTATTCTTTACAGCTGATTAAACTTATAAACCAGGGATTTCTGACAATTCCCCTTCCAACTCTTCTACCTTAAATCCGGTTGTATCTTTCCATTCTTCAACTGTAAAGTGATAACCACATTCTTCAGCCATTTTGACTAAGGTTTCCAAGTCGGGTGCAGAGTTGAGCTTTTCCCGTAAGGCGGAGTCAGTTTGAACAGCTCTAAAAAGTTTTATTACTTCCTCTTTTGCCATCAGTTTATATTCCCAGTACGTTAAATCAATGTTAACTTACCATCCACCTATCGCTTATCCGGAGAATTTTCGGTGGCACTGACAAACATTCCCAAAATTGTTCTAAGGGAGTATCTAAGGCGGAACCCCCCCCATTTCAGACTCCACCAATACGGTTGGTTGAGTCAATACCAATGGATTGCGCCTGTCGTTGATGAAATCAAAACCGAACTCGATCCGCTAACGCTAGAAGAACCAACGACTCCATCAGACCTAACAGAAGTACCGCCGCCTCAATTTACCCCGCAGGTCCAGGGAGTTGACCACCTCTACAGACAGTACCGTTGCAAGTATAGTGAAGCCTTAAGCTGTACCTTACCGTTACAAACGGTTCAGCAAGATCCAACCGCCAAATATTGCTCAGAATGTAGTTTCCCTGCCACCTTAGCTGAGAAAAGTGAGATCCGGGGACGTCGGGGAAGATATCGAATCGAAGGCTTATTGGGACGCCGGGGAATGGGACGGCTGTACAAGGGAATTCAGGTTGCCGATCAGCAGCCAGTTGTGATTAAAGAGTACCTGCTTCCCGACCGTTGTTTCAACGAGGAAGAAATCCGCCTGCGTCAGCAAACCTTCGAGTTAGCAGCCGGTTTGACTCTAGCAGATGGAAGAGTCCAAGATGTTCGCTTGCGTCACCCTTGGGACGCCATTTCTGACCCGATTGCGGAACGCTGCTATCTTGTTACCACGAGCAATTTAGATACGCATCCAACTCTAAACGCCTGCCTTGCCGCCAATGGTGCGATGACCAGTCGGCAAGTGCGCCAAGTTCTCAACCAAGTCCTGCAAACCCTGGAGTTTCTCCACGGTCAAAAGTTTAGTCTGCCCTCCGGTCAGGTGCAGCAGGGAATCGCTCACGGCAATATTAGTTTGGATAGTCTGCTGATGGTGACAGACGACCAGAAATTTTTTATCCATGTGTGCGATTTGGCGCTTTGGGAGCGTCTGTTCGATCTGCCAACTGCCCAAACCGTTATCCCTACAGTTACCCAAGACTTAATCGCTTTGGGATACGTGGCTTTTTACCTGTTAGTAGGACGCTCTACTGACCCTGTTTCCGGTCAGCTGCTTGACCCCAAGGATGAACAGCAATGGCCTGTGGTGGAACCTCACCTCAAAATGTTCATTTTTCGCCTTTTAGGGCTAGATGTCAGTTTTGAGAGTGCTGAGGAAGCACGACAAGCACTGTTGAAGTTGCCGCCGGAAAAACCAGTCGATCTGGTAGTTGTAGACACAGTGCCGCCGGAAGAGCAAAAAACCAAGCTGCGCCGTCCTCCCTGGCTGCTGCTGGGTGCTTTGGGAGTGACTTTGTTGGGAATACTCATCTGGTTTTTGATTCCGAAGTCCCAAGCGGGTAATCGTGCCGCCGATGATGATTTTCTGGTTTGTTGCATCAAGGAAATCCCTGGTATTCCTGCGGGTAAGTTTACTTACACAGCAGAAAAAGACGGAACATGGAGCTATATCCTGCGCCACGCTAATCTCATCTCAAAGAACAAAACTTTAGAAGACAAGCTCCGAGAACGTCAGCCGAAATTAGAGTTGAATTATCAAGCTGAGCCTTCCGGAGAGGACGCGATCGCGAAAGTCAGTTCGCAGCAAGTAGACTTTGCGATTTCTAGCTTGGTGAGTGATTTGACCAGCGAATTGAAGTATAAACAAGTTGCCTACGATGGGCTGGTCGTGTTTGTTGCCTTCAGCTACGCCAAACGAGATAAAAGCCTTCCTCAGTCTCTCAGGGGTCAAATTACTTTTGAGCAATTGCGTCAGCTTTACACTGGCGAAATTACTAATTGGCAAGTTTTAGGAGGGCCTGATTTACCTGTAAAACTCTATATTCCGAAAGAAACTGAGGCGGTACGAATATTTGAGCAACGAGTTCTTAAAGATGAGCAAAAAATTGCTCTATTTAGAAAATTAATTCAAAAGAGCGAGCAACCACCTCCTTTGTTTAAAAACTCTTTCGAGCCAGAAATTAAGCCTTTGTCAACTTTCGAGACTCTACGACAGGTGATTCGGGATTTTGAGGATGATGAGGTTGGGGGAATTGCCTTTGGCACAATCAGCAAAGTTTTCGGTCAATGTTCGGCTTATCCCTTAGCTTTAAAAGACGGAAATAAACCAGCAATCCAGGCGTTAATTCAAGATAATGGGAAGCCTGTAGAGCCAACAACAGACCTCTGTGATGATAAAGGAAGTTATCATCCTAATATAGAATTTTTCAAAAATAGCACCTACCCCTTGGCATATCCGATAACGGTTATTTATTCTGGAGATAACCGTCGTATCCCGGCTGGTCAAAAGTTCGCCGATTTGCTGAGAACTCTTGAGGCACAGCGATTGCTGAGCAAAGCAGGACTGGTGCCGTTACAACCGCTAGAATAGTTTTTAGATAATTACCTGCTGGATTAGAGTGGGTTAGATTCCTAGAGGTTAATGGTGAATAGCTATTAGCTGAATTTAGACCTTTGTCTAGCAATCAGCCAAAAACGGATGCCCTAAAATAACAGGAAGTTTTGGTTTTTTTATGAACAGGTATTCTTCCCAACAAGCGGTTTCCGGCGCGATCGCTAATCTGGGGACACAATCTTATCTACAACCCATTGGGAGTAGCACTCGTCCGGCTGGGTACGCAGCACCGGGTTTAGTTCCCAGTAACGATAAAGATAACCAAACTGCGGTATCAAAGACAGCCGCTAAAGTTCTGCGCGATCCTTTATTGCTGAGGCAATTGAGCGATCGCGTTTATGAATTGATGCTTGAAGATTTACGTCGTCAAAGGGAACGCAGTAGAAACTACGGAGGATACTTCTGATGCCCGCCCCACTGCCACCAGCACAGTCGTCTGCGTCAAGTCGCAATAATGGACAGAACAAAAATGGCACTAGCGTCCGCGAACTAAACTACGTTACTGCCAATCGTTTTTATGTAGAAATTCAAAGTAATATTACTGCCTGTTTCACCGAGTGCCAAGGCTTGGGCGTGACGATCAAGGCTCAAAAACACTATGAAGGCGGTGTCAACGATCAACAGAGAATTTTTCTAGGTCAGGCAGAATTTTCAGATGTGACCCTCAAGCGGGGTATCACTAATGATTTAGTTTTTTGGGATTGGATTAGTAAAATATTAAGCGATGTTGGGCGTAATCAAGGCAATAATCTACCGAAAAAAGAACGTCGTAACATTAATATTTTGGTATTCAACCCAGCAGGAGAAACAATGCAGTGTTGGACACTAATTGGTGCCGTTCCTGTTGCCTGGAAGTCAGCCTCATTAAGCGCGGATTCCAATGCAGTGGCAATTGAAGAGTTAACACTTTCATACGAGAGTTTACAGGTTGATAAGTCACGCAATGGCGGCTCTTCAATTTCCGGTGGACGCGATAGTTTGGGATACTTTGCCTAGAAATTAACACAACAAAAATATGGCGGAACATGAGGGCACAGAACCAAGGAACAATTTTCCCGATGGAGAAACGATACCCCAGGAACCCCTTGGTATCAAAAACCCCTTGCTTCCACCTAATCCGTTAGGGCAGAACTTACTAAATCCTAAATTTTTGCACCCGCTGGGAGCAAGATCGATTACCGTTTTCAATCCTTCCGGTTTTTTCTCTGAGGAAGTGGCGGATGAATTTCCGCCAGATAATCCTTTCAAGAATTCACCCTTTTTTGCAGAATCCCAAGGCTCACAATTAAGTGAATCGGTCGATGTTGACACGGCACCGATCTCGGCAGAGGCTGCTTTGCCAGTTATGCGGGCAACCGATCCAACATTAGTGCAACCCGTTTTAGCTACCGAACTACCAGCTAAAGCAGTAGGGATTGGTCCTGTCAGGACACCCATTGCAGCACCAGCAACTGAAATAAGCAATGCGATCGCTAGTTCGCCCTCACCCAGCACAATTGAGCCACCAATAGCTGCTCTCACGGCACCTCTTGAAGCAGCAGGAATTGAAATAAGCAATGCGATTGCTAGTTCGCCGTCACCCAGCACAATTCAAAGGGCAGCAGCGATTGAAGCTTCCACACCGGGTGTAACACCAGCAACTGAAATAAGTAATGAGAGCGCTAGTTCGCCCTCACTCAGCACAATTGAGCCATCAATAGATGCTCTCACGGCACCCGTTGAAGCAGCAGGCACTGAAATAAGCAATGCGATCGCTAGTTCGCCCTTTTCCAGCACAATTCAAAAGGCACCAGCAATTGACGAACAAACGACACCTATTGAATCACTAGGCACTGAAATAAGCATTGCGATCGCTAGTTCGCCCTCACCCAGCACAATTCAAAGGGCAGTAACGATTGAGGCTTCCACGGCACCAGATTCAACACCAGCAACCATTGCAGCACCAAGAACTGAAATAAGCAATGAGAGCGCTAGTTCGCCCTCACCCAACACAATTCAGCCACCAATAGATGCTCTCACGGCACCCCTTGAAGCAGCAGGCACTGAAATAAGCAATGAAATTGCTAATTCGCCCTCAGCTAGCCCAATTCAAAGGGCAGCAGCAATTGAGGCTTCCACACCGGGTGTAACACCAACAACTGAGAGAAGCAATGAAATTGCTAATTCGCCCTCAGCTAGCACAATTCAAAGGGCAGCAACAATTGACGAACAGACGGCACCCCTTGAAGCAGCAGGCACTGAAATAAG includes these proteins:
- a CDS encoding Nif11-like leader peptide family natural product precursor, producing the protein MAKEEVIKLFRAVQTDSALREKLNSAPDLETLVKMAEECGYHFTVEEWKDTTGFKVEELEGELSEIPGL
- a CDS encoding substrate-binding domain-containing protein is translated as MALTNIPKIVLREYLRRNPPHFRLHQYGWLSQYQWIAPVVDEIKTELDPLTLEEPTTPSDLTEVPPPQFTPQVQGVDHLYRQYRCKYSEALSCTLPLQTVQQDPTAKYCSECSFPATLAEKSEIRGRRGRYRIEGLLGRRGMGRLYKGIQVADQQPVVIKEYLLPDRCFNEEEIRLRQQTFELAAGLTLADGRVQDVRLRHPWDAISDPIAERCYLVTTSNLDTHPTLNACLAANGAMTSRQVRQVLNQVLQTLEFLHGQKFSLPSGQVQQGIAHGNISLDSLLMVTDDQKFFIHVCDLALWERLFDLPTAQTVIPTVTQDLIALGYVAFYLLVGRSTDPVSGQLLDPKDEQQWPVVEPHLKMFIFRLLGLDVSFESAEEARQALLKLPPEKPVDLVVVDTVPPEEQKTKLRRPPWLLLGALGVTLLGILIWFLIPKSQAGNRAADDDFLVCCIKEIPGIPAGKFTYTAEKDGTWSYILRHANLISKNKTLEDKLRERQPKLELNYQAEPSGEDAIAKVSSQQVDFAISSLVSDLTSELKYKQVAYDGLVVFVAFSYAKRDKSLPQSLRGQITFEQLRQLYTGEITNWQVLGGPDLPVKLYIPKETEAVRIFEQRVLKDEQKIALFRKLIQKSEQPPPLFKNSFEPEIKPLSTFETLRQVIRDFEDDEVGGIAFGTISKVFGQCSAYPLALKDGNKPAIQALIQDNGKPVEPTTDLCDDKGSYHPNIEFFKNSTYPLAYPITVIYSGDNRRIPAGQKFADLLRTLEAQRLLSKAGLVPLQPLE
- a CDS encoding ATP-binding protein, with the protein product MMTTTSDRWQAANQRYFMGEVARVRQALERQAAKMQGEEKVQEEDFLPLTSNLSPPATLEQLCKTFGLSDFERDILLLCVGMELDPSFPSLCAIAQGNERQAYPTMSLALAILSDSHWDALTPTASLRRWQLIEVGTGNTLTSSPLRIDERILHYIAGVQHLDERLIGIIEPLHRSVQSLVPSHRQVAEQLAGTWLQASQQGSALPVVQLCGDETASKRAIASATCALLQLNLNAMSAQVIPTSPSDFNSILRLWNREAILSESVLLLDCDDVDTSDPARENIIATLIEGITSPVIVISPERRRSRQRPSITIDVSKPTAPEQRAIWQDALGEAAESLNGHLDTLVSHFSLSAPSIYAVCTEAKGRGENKESLCSLSPQSSVLSPQSSALSPQETLSNLLWDTCRSQARQRLNDLAQPIIPGASWNELVLPEAQRQVLRDIAAHVRQRAKVYENWGFGGSGRGLGISALFAGGSGTGKTMAADVLAGELQLDLYRIDLSSVISKYIGETEKNLRRVFDAAEAGGAILLFDEADALFGKRSEVKDSHDRHANIEVAYLLQRMEAYRGLAILTTNLKGSLDQAFLRRIRFIVQFPFPDATQRAEIWQRIFPRKTPTEGLDPVKLARLNVAGGNIRNIALNAAFIAADANEPVGMQHILQAAKSEYVKLERPLTDAEVKGWV
- a CDS encoding HAMP domain-containing sensor histidine kinase translates to MKVGIKRFAVQVHPPSSTLGSLGTPYPPDLRSICKLHLEQIGAQLPVVAAWIVYQDLDTQKRQLVAYYSDERQGNYAELPKFFAEVGWEDSLPALKLSEITKRAKSASADAACSYNTYVCPLSEQKAKEVGYLLLWSKNPLSSLQQQGVEKQAQLLSHYLVMSRECSRQKAEIQLLEQVLGRTEHQLRNPLALISLYAENLCLGLPCGCLQEQAGIVRETVNELIENLTDLVYCGQQAKLQVAPYELRKTLAESIQGLQPWLEEKRLHIRYPEKPVTLAGDRWQMKQVFDNLLSNAVHFSPPGGMITCNWQVFQSEVIVEVSDCGSGLSEEDLKQVFTPFYSKRPGGTGLGLAIAKKIILDHRGTIWVENLPSGGAQFSFTLPR
- a CDS encoding DUF4255 domain-containing protein, giving the protein MSNYLAIATVTAALQRTLQAVVQIDLDGARVTTVRPSNLGSGTPETGVNIYLYQVSLNPVWRSSADVRNRNRKGEMAKRSHNALDLHYMISLYGNEVELEPQRLLGSVVRTLKDRSTLTQEMIWDTIADSNFTYLADSNLSEQLEEISFVPMDLSLEDLSKVWSVFFQTPYTLSVAYRATVVMIEGEEAAQKALPVREYRFSGVVPFSNQPVIQEVVSQAGRFQAILADSTLLIRGKNLNSNITRVRLGEVEATPSEVHETQVTLPLSAFSAESLRAGVQSLQVIHHLSSPSAPVANGGVESNGASRGNSTPALSLQPALQRSVESNVAPFVLRPTITEVSITDIQGSGDELRSANLTLQVNLTIGNKQRVVVALNERSIDNPGAYLFDALPRRADTTSVIIPVRDVKPGEYLVRVHVDGAESMLSVDTDKDSPTFQQYIDPKVAIV
- a CDS encoding phage tail protein, with the translated sequence MPAPLPPAQSSASSRNNGQNKNGTSVRELNYVTANRFYVEIQSNITACFTECQGLGVTIKAQKHYEGGVNDQQRIFLGQAEFSDVTLKRGITNDLVFWDWISKILSDVGRNQGNNLPKKERRNINILVFNPAGETMQCWTLIGAVPVAWKSASLSADSNAVAIEELTLSYESLQVDKSRNGGSSISGGRDSLGYFA
- a CDS encoding response regulator transcription factor, with product MSAPAPISILLVDDEPRFRAGIRTLLDFLSNNGSFRFEIVGEAASVEQALKLTAEQKPAMILLDMELPPGDGITALIGLGEMSYKGKVLVLSGHREDEWVFRAMQAGASGYVFKDRVATQLCEAINTVMKNEVYLSPEVAACFFRLFQFYAGRSHLSGRSIHLTEREREVLHWLVEGSSNEEIARRLYITVATVKAHLTAIFEKLSVTSRTQAIVKALKLGLVSA